A window from Pseudomonas kribbensis encodes these proteins:
- a CDS encoding UbiD family decarboxylase → MTRSTLGDSQDFHVFIDAYRRQYPDDVLTVTQPLSADQDVTALVDALAAQGRDPLLICEHVGNLGVPVATNLFASRRRIARLFGVSAAQLHETFQTRANQPIPPRYVETGPVLDEVFEGEALDLALLPMLKHFDSDRGPYITNAIIIAEDPLTGIANMSYHRSMRHARQALATSLHSRGHLWRMLQTARERGEELRVAMVVGAHPLFMLAAAARLPYGSDERAVAGGLFGAPLELVKTPRYGIGVPAYAEFVLEGAIDPAAYAEEGPFGEFSGYSSDRSTNNVLRVDTLLRRKDAWLVDVMGGRYAEHLTLARLPREAEMSEKLKARFPAVTAVHYPNSGTHFHCYVALDQSRDGEARQIMLALLGWDPYLKTVIAVDSDIDLTDDSQVLWALATHFQPHLDIFTIDGLPGSPLDPSSSVNGTTSRMGLDATRGSGFDGIKAQLDQDVLERARQLLDGLPS, encoded by the coding sequence ATGACCCGTTCGACGCTCGGCGACTCTCAGGATTTTCACGTATTCATCGACGCCTATCGCCGCCAGTACCCGGACGATGTGCTGACCGTCACCCAACCCCTTTCTGCCGATCAGGACGTCACCGCCCTGGTCGATGCCCTCGCCGCCCAGGGCCGCGACCCGCTGCTGATCTGCGAACACGTCGGCAACCTCGGCGTGCCGGTGGCGACCAATCTGTTCGCCTCCCGCCGGCGTATCGCCCGGTTGTTCGGCGTCAGCGCCGCGCAGTTGCACGAAACCTTCCAGACCCGCGCCAACCAGCCGATCCCGCCACGCTACGTCGAAACCGGCCCGGTGCTCGACGAGGTGTTCGAAGGCGAAGCGCTGGACCTGGCATTGCTGCCGATGCTCAAGCATTTCGACAGTGATCGAGGCCCCTACATCACCAACGCGATCATCATCGCCGAGGACCCGCTCACCGGCATCGCCAACATGAGCTACCACCGCTCGATGCGCCACGCCCGTCAGGCCCTGGCCACCAGCCTGCATTCACGCGGGCACCTGTGGCGGATGTTGCAGACCGCCCGCGAACGCGGCGAAGAACTGCGCGTGGCCATGGTGGTCGGCGCGCACCCGCTGTTCATGCTCGCCGCTGCTGCTCGTCTGCCTTACGGCAGCGACGAACGCGCGGTGGCCGGCGGGCTGTTCGGTGCGCCGCTGGAACTGGTGAAGACTCCGCGCTACGGCATCGGCGTGCCGGCTTACGCCGAGTTCGTGCTCGAAGGCGCGATAGACCCGGCGGCCTATGCCGAAGAAGGTCCGTTCGGCGAATTCAGCGGTTACTCCTCGGATCGCTCGACCAACAACGTGCTGCGCGTCGACACCCTGTTACGGCGCAAGGACGCGTGGCTGGTGGACGTGATGGGCGGGCGCTACGCCGAGCATCTGACTCTGGCGCGGCTGCCCCGCGAAGCGGAAATGAGCGAGAAGCTCAAGGCGCGCTTTCCCGCCGTCACCGCCGTGCATTACCCGAATTCCGGCACGCATTTTCATTGTTACGTGGCGCTGGACCAGAGCCGCGACGGCGAGGCCCGGCAGATCATGCTGGCCCTGCTCGGCTGGGATCCGTACCTGAAAACCGTGATCGCGGTGGACAGCGATATCGACCTCACCGACGACAGCCAGGTGCTGTGGGCACTGGCCACACACTTCCAGCCGCACCTCGACATTTTCACCATCGACGGTTTGCCCGGCAGCCCGCTGGACCCGTCGTCCTCGGTCAATGGCACCACCTCGCGCATGGGCCTGGACGCCACACGCGGCTCGGGGTTCGACGGGATCAAGGCGCAACTCGATCAGGACGTGCTCGAGCGCGCCCGGCAACTGCTCGACGGTTTGCCATCGTGA
- a CDS encoding UbiX family flavin prenyltransferase: MVVGISGASGFIYGVRLLQLLAELNIESHLIISRAALLTMAHETDYKLADVTALASHYHRADDVAAGIASGSFRCLGMVVAPCSMRTLAEIATGTSSGLIGRAADVTLKERRTLVLMARETPLTLAHLRNMTAVTEMGGIIAPPVPAFYARPDSLAQMVDHSLGRVLDLFGLDAGVALRWGETQATGQIQPHSPSSCTGLSLPRSLT; encoded by the coding sequence ATGGTAGTCGGCATCAGCGGCGCGTCCGGGTTCATCTACGGCGTGCGCCTGCTGCAGCTGCTGGCCGAGCTGAACATCGAAAGCCACCTGATCATCAGCCGCGCCGCGCTGCTGACCATGGCCCACGAAACCGACTACAAACTGGCGGACGTCACCGCCCTCGCCAGCCATTACCACCGCGCCGACGACGTGGCCGCCGGGATCGCCAGCGGTTCGTTCCGTTGCCTGGGCATGGTGGTTGCGCCCTGCTCGATGCGCACCCTGGCGGAGATCGCCACCGGCACCTCATCAGGACTGATCGGCCGCGCCGCCGATGTCACCCTCAAGGAGCGCCGCACCCTGGTGTTGATGGCTCGCGAAACGCCGCTGACCCTCGCCCACCTGCGCAACATGACCGCCGTCACCGAGATGGGCGGCATCATCGCCCCGCCGGTGCCGGCCTTCTACGCCCGCCCCGACAGCCTGGCGCAAATGGTCGACCACAGCCTCGGCCGCGTCCTCGACCTGTTCGGCCTCGATGCCGGCGTCGCGCTGCGCTGGGGTGAAACGCAGGCCACCGGCCAAATCCAGCCTCACTCCCCTTCATCGTGCACCGGTCTATCACTACCAAGGAGCCTCACATGA
- a CDS encoding CobW family GTP-binding protein → MNTPFNAPTPNTKIPVTILTGFLGAGKTTLLNYILKENHGRKIAVIENEFGEVGIDGDLVLSSETEEIYEMVNGCVCCTAEIREDLVRIVRELVARPVRLDHILIETSGLADPYPVAQSFFINDPIAEEVELDAIVTMVDAKHIAQHLEDLQLDGVDNQAVDQIVCADRIVINKVDLVSAEEVETLRGKIRGLNATADLVTSTHAQIDLSKILGIGAFECTQKLMEIGAEHDHHADEHHHDHDEPDHEHDPSVSSVGIAVDGAVNLMAFHRWISELRSAQADNLYRMKGVLAVANEDQRYVLQGVHSLVEFRASTAWGSEPRSSKIVFIGRDLDRAALNQGFAACLAG, encoded by the coding sequence ATGAACACCCCCTTCAACGCCCCGACCCCGAACACCAAAATCCCGGTCACCATCCTCACCGGGTTCCTCGGTGCCGGCAAAACCACCCTGCTCAATTACATCCTCAAGGAGAACCATGGCCGCAAGATCGCGGTGATCGAAAACGAGTTCGGCGAAGTCGGCATCGACGGCGATCTGGTGCTCAGCTCCGAGACCGAAGAGATCTACGAAATGGTCAACGGCTGCGTCTGCTGCACTGCCGAAATCCGCGAGGATCTGGTGCGCATCGTCCGCGAGCTGGTGGCGCGCCCGGTGCGGCTCGACCATATCCTGATCGAAACCAGCGGCCTGGCCGACCCGTACCCGGTGGCCCAGAGTTTTTTCATCAACGACCCGATTGCCGAGGAAGTCGAACTCGACGCCATCGTGACCATGGTCGATGCCAAACACATCGCCCAGCACCTGGAAGACCTGCAACTGGACGGCGTCGACAATCAGGCGGTGGATCAGATCGTCTGCGCCGATCGCATCGTCATCAACAAGGTCGATCTGGTCAGCGCTGAAGAAGTGGAAACGCTGCGTGGCAAGATCCGTGGCCTGAACGCCACGGCGGATCTGGTGACCTCGACCCATGCGCAGATCGACCTGTCGAAAATCCTCGGCATCGGTGCCTTCGAATGCACGCAGAAGCTGATGGAAATCGGCGCCGAACACGACCATCACGCCGACGAGCATCACCACGACCATGACGAGCCGGATCACGAACACGACCCGAGCGTGTCCTCGGTGGGCATCGCCGTGGACGGCGCCGTCAACCTGATGGCGTTCCACCGCTGGATCAGCGAGTTGCGCAGTGCTCAGGCCGACAACCTGTACCGCATGAAAGGTGTGCTGGCGGTGGCCAACGAAGACCAGCGCTACGTGCTGCAAGGCGTGCACAGTCTGGTGGAGTTCCGCGCCTCTACCGCGTGGGGCAGCGAGCCGCGCTCGAGCAAGATCGTGTTCATCGGCCGCGACCTGGATCGGGCGGCGCTGAACCAGGGCTTCGCCGCCTGCCTGGCCGGCTGA
- a CDS encoding nucleobase:cation symporter-2 family protein has product MSSASSSSTVHPVDRVLPVRQMLTLGLQHMAVSYIGAIAVPLIVASALKMSHADTVVLISTTLFCSGIATLLQTVGFWKFGVRLPILQGVAFSSVGPVIAIGSNPEVGFAGVCGAVIGAGIFTLLMAPFVGRLRRFFPPVVTGCIVTVIGLQLFPIAYEWVGGGRNASNFGAPAFLAVAVLVLLTILLVNRYGSPLLRNMAVLVGMLVGAGLAYALGMGNFHSVEDAPWLTVPYPFYFGLPTFSLIPIATMVVVMIVQMVESMGLFVAIGDIVDKPVDDKQVINGLRANGLASTIAGMFAAFPFIAFMENVGLVILTGVRSRWVVAISGLLMCSIALVPKAGAIIASMPTAALGGAGIAMFGVVAAAGIQTLAKVDYERNRYNVLIVGFTIAAALVPVLAPTLFKQLPEWSQPFLHSSVVIACLVSVLLNAALNGVSVPETTPGKSASHIL; this is encoded by the coding sequence ATGTCGTCAGCCAGTTCCTCCTCCACCGTCCACCCCGTCGACCGCGTCTTGCCGGTGCGACAGATGCTCACCCTCGGCCTGCAGCACATGGCCGTCTCGTACATCGGCGCCATCGCCGTGCCGTTGATTGTCGCCAGTGCCTTGAAGATGTCCCACGCCGACACGGTGGTGCTGATCAGCACCACGCTGTTCTGCTCGGGTATCGCCACCCTGCTGCAGACCGTCGGTTTCTGGAAGTTCGGCGTGCGCCTGCCGATTCTGCAAGGCGTGGCGTTCAGCAGCGTCGGGCCGGTGATCGCCATCGGCAGCAACCCGGAGGTGGGTTTCGCCGGGGTCTGCGGGGCGGTGATCGGCGCGGGGATTTTCACCCTGCTGATGGCGCCGTTCGTGGGCCGCTTGCGACGATTCTTTCCGCCGGTGGTGACCGGTTGCATCGTCACGGTGATCGGTCTGCAGCTGTTCCCGATTGCCTATGAGTGGGTCGGCGGCGGGCGCAACGCGAGCAATTTCGGCGCCCCGGCGTTTCTTGCCGTGGCGGTGCTGGTGCTGCTGACCATCCTGCTGGTCAACCGCTATGGCAGCCCGTTGCTGCGCAACATGGCGGTGCTGGTCGGCATGCTGGTGGGCGCCGGTCTGGCTTACGCTCTGGGCATGGGCAATTTTCACAGCGTCGAGGACGCGCCGTGGCTGACCGTGCCCTACCCGTTCTATTTCGGTTTGCCGACCTTCAGCCTGATCCCCATCGCGACCATGGTGGTGGTGATGATCGTGCAGATGGTCGAGTCCATGGGCCTGTTCGTGGCCATCGGCGACATCGTCGACAAACCGGTCGACGACAAGCAGGTGATCAACGGCCTGCGCGCCAATGGCCTGGCCAGCACCATCGCCGGGATGTTCGCCGCGTTCCCGTTCATAGCCTTCATGGAGAACGTCGGGCTGGTGATCCTGACCGGCGTGCGTAGCCGTTGGGTGGTGGCGATCAGCGGCCTGCTGATGTGTTCGATTGCGCTGGTACCGAAGGCCGGGGCGATCATCGCCTCGATGCCGACCGCGGCACTGGGCGGTGCCGGCATCGCCATGTTCGGCGTGGTCGCCGCGGCGGGCATCCAGACCCTGGCCAAGGTCGACTACGAGCGCAACCGCTACAACGTGCTGATCGTCGGTTTCACCATCGCCGCCGCCCTGGTGCCGGTGCTCGCCCCGACCCTGTTCAAACAATTGCCCGAGTGGTCACAGCCGTTCCTGCACAGCAGCGTGGTCATCGCCTGCCTGGTGTCGGTGCTGCTCAACGCGGCGCTCAACGGCGTCAGCGTGCCAGAAACCACACCCGGCAAATCCGCCTCGCACATCCTTTGA
- a CDS encoding amidohydrolase family protein — MTRLQNILIKNPVAVMTGLRGPRARAGAVDIRVVNGRIAEMAANLEPQPGERVIDARNSVVYPGWINTHHHLFQNLLKAVPEGLNQDLQGWLASVPYPRLNRFTPQLARIAARLGMVELLLSGVTTCADHHYLYHAHGSTETGDLLFDLAEEFGLRFVLCRGGALESASAHPGFSKTALQPESLEQMVGDLERLKSRYHQDTPDALRRVVVAPTTPTFSLPPTLLRELAHTARGMGLRLHTHLSETENYVNFCRDKYNCLPVEFVAEHEWLGPDVWFAHAVHLQPGEIRMLAQTGTGVSHCPVSNARLGSGVAPIPQMYEAGVPISLGVDGVASNESGSMVGEANTAWLIHRAEQGASATTAEDVIHWGTAGGAQVLGLGAVGTLEIGQAADLVIYSLDHPRFYGFHDSAVAPVVAGEPIAVKYSLVGGRIVVDDGVIPGLDIERMRAEAWDGVQAMMKVDD; from the coding sequence ATGACTCGACTTCAAAACATCCTGATCAAAAATCCCGTAGCGGTGATGACCGGCCTGCGCGGCCCCCGGGCCCGGGCCGGTGCCGTGGACATCCGCGTGGTCAACGGCCGCATCGCCGAAATGGCCGCCAACCTTGAGCCGCAGCCCGGTGAACGAGTGATCGACGCCCGTAACTCGGTGGTCTATCCGGGCTGGATCAACACCCACCACCACCTGTTCCAGAACCTGCTCAAAGCCGTGCCCGAAGGCTTGAATCAGGATCTGCAAGGCTGGCTGGCGAGCGTGCCCTATCCGCGCCTGAACCGCTTTACCCCGCAACTGGCGCGGATCGCCGCACGCTTGGGGATGGTCGAGCTGCTGCTGTCAGGCGTCACCACTTGCGCCGATCACCACTACCTCTACCACGCCCACGGCAGCACCGAGACCGGTGACTTGCTGTTCGACCTTGCCGAGGAATTCGGTCTGCGTTTCGTGCTGTGCCGTGGCGGCGCGCTGGAGTCGGCGAGCGCGCACCCGGGCTTCTCGAAAACCGCGCTGCAACCGGAATCCCTGGAGCAAATGGTCGGCGATCTCGAACGGCTGAAATCCCGCTATCACCAGGACACCCCAGATGCCCTGCGCCGTGTGGTCGTGGCGCCAACCACGCCGACCTTCTCGCTGCCGCCGACGCTGCTGCGCGAACTGGCGCACACCGCCCGAGGCATGGGACTGCGTCTGCACACGCACCTGTCGGAAACCGAGAATTACGTGAACTTCTGCCGCGACAAGTACAACTGCCTGCCGGTGGAGTTCGTCGCCGAACACGAATGGCTCGGCCCGGACGTGTGGTTCGCCCACGCCGTTCATCTGCAACCGGGGGAAATCCGCATGCTCGCCCAGACCGGCACCGGCGTCTCCCACTGCCCGGTGAGCAACGCCCGGCTGGGCAGCGGCGTCGCGCCGATCCCGCAGATGTACGAGGCCGGTGTGCCAATCTCCCTCGGTGTCGACGGCGTGGCCTCCAACGAATCCGGAAGCATGGTCGGCGAAGCCAACACTGCGTGGCTGATCCACCGCGCCGAACAAGGCGCCTCGGCCACCACCGCCGAAGACGTCATCCACTGGGGCACGGCCGGCGGCGCGCAAGTACTTGGCCTCGGCGCGGTCGGTACACTGGAAATCGGCCAGGCAGCGGATCTGGTGATCTACAGCCTCGACCATCCACGCTTCTACGGCTTCCACGACAGCGCCGTCGCACCGGTCGTCGCGGGTGAGCCGATTGCCGTGAAATACAGCCTGGTGGGCGGGAGGATCGTGGTCGATGACGGCGTGATTCCGGGGCTGGATATCGAGCGGATGCGGGCCGAGGCTTGGGATGGAGTGCAGGCGATGATGAAGGTCGACGATTGA
- a CDS encoding DHH family phosphoesterase, with translation MKVITSGSAYLDIDAWACCIAYAELLNLQGIPARAVSNAKPNASVSNTVLGWGAVLNDYRPTSNDEFVLVDVSDYHHFDPMVALDRVVEVIDHHPGFENHWAQTLGSAADIRPIGAAATQVFQRWKTAGLLPRISEQSAALLATAILDNTLNFTGQMTTAADIEAYAELAPHGKLTADWPEQYFLECQAAIESDMSAALAADLKRMKPESRLPEVFAQMTVWDADALIEKHRSEICRWMGGQGDDWLLNVISISQRTSCLLAEHMVSQQKLSRLLPIEWQAGLAILKPSILRKELLKLGLSVNPGG, from the coding sequence ATCAAAGTCATCACCTCAGGCTCGGCATATCTGGACATCGACGCCTGGGCCTGCTGCATCGCCTACGCCGAACTGCTCAACCTGCAAGGCATTCCCGCCCGCGCCGTCAGTAACGCAAAACCCAATGCCAGTGTTTCGAACACCGTGCTCGGCTGGGGCGCCGTTCTGAACGATTACCGCCCGACATCCAACGACGAGTTCGTGCTGGTCGATGTCTCCGATTACCACCACTTCGACCCGATGGTCGCCCTCGACCGGGTGGTGGAAGTCATCGACCATCATCCGGGTTTCGAAAACCACTGGGCGCAGACGCTCGGATCTGCCGCCGACATCCGCCCGATCGGCGCGGCGGCGACCCAGGTTTTCCAGCGCTGGAAAACCGCAGGTTTGCTGCCGAGGATCAGCGAGCAAAGCGCCGCGCTGCTGGCCACGGCGATTCTGGACAACACGCTGAATTTCACCGGGCAAATGACCACGGCGGCGGACATCGAGGCCTATGCCGAACTCGCACCACACGGGAAACTTACGGCGGACTGGCCCGAGCAGTACTTCCTCGAATGTCAGGCGGCCATCGAATCAGACATGTCTGCTGCATTGGCCGCCGATCTCAAACGCATGAAACCCGAGAGCCGGTTGCCCGAGGTTTTTGCGCAGATGACCGTGTGGGACGCCGATGCATTGATCGAGAAGCATCGCAGCGAGATTTGCCGCTGGATGGGCGGGCAGGGGGACGACTGGTTGTTGAACGTCATCAGCATCAGCCAGCGCACAAGTTGTTTGCTGGCTGAACACATGGTCAGCCAGCAGAAGTTGAGTCGTTTACTGCCGATTGAGTGGCAGGCTGGGTTGGCGATTCTGAAGCCCTCGATCCTGCGCAAAGAGCTATTGAAACTGGGTCTGAGCGTGAACCCGGGCGGGTGA